The DNA region GTTATAGCCAATTACAATAAATGAGTGACATGTAAATATTAGttcattttaaatatcaataatatgTACATATCCTTGCAGAAATTATTATCATATAACAAAGTAAATATTTGAGTAATGATTAAGTAAGAGATACCGATAAATCAAAATCATTTGCAACACATCATGATACAAGTATCGTGTGTCAAGTTAGTCCATATAGAAGCAAATACGATAACTATGACATCACATGGTATATAACCGTTTAATAGACAGGGTAGATATCTCATTCTAATCGAGCATTGAACTAAACTTAAATGGGTAAACTACAAAGATAAATGAGTATCTATAAAATCAGCATTAAACTCTACCAATAAATTTTTTGATATGATaaatttttaagaatattatccTAATACATTATCCCTAGGCCTGTCCAAGGTTTATCAAACCGGAGGTTaaaaccgtaaccgccggttacggttccgaaccgaaaccgtgagtTTTACCCGAACCGAAACTGTCGATTTTGAACCGTagttcggttcaggttcaaaaattttaaaccgaaaccgtgccggaaccgtGGAAAACCAAGCCGGAACCGCAAAAATCGACCGTTCGGAACCATAAAAACCGtcggttcggaaccgaaacTGAAACGgcggttttggaaccggaaccatAACCATACCGTAACCGCCGGTATCTGGAACCGTGAGCACCTCTAAGAGCATCCAAAGCGCTGGCTCGTTGCGAGAGGAGGCTGGCAAGCAAGCTCGCCACCCGCGTTGGCCACGTGGAGAGCTCCTGCGCgtgtgacgcccactcaccggcccgcgagtggacgTCGTTTATATTCGTTGAAAAAaaacttgtttttttttaaaatttcaaaaaaaaatcgagaaaaaatttcccccaaaaatactagccgtttatagcctttttccattattttattttttctattttttaagcccccaatcacttctataaatatcaaatcattccacAATTATCCCCataaaaaactctctattctcatCAAACACTctcattcttcatctcaaaacattattcttctccaaattcaattcattcatggatccatttaagcaaatgcgtcgaatgaTGGAGAGAATCGGTAGAAgcagatcgacgtagggaggagaGGAAGTCGCGGCGCGTCAAATGCAACCCCGGAAATACAtttcatcgtgaccgggaggaagccgccgcaaggttggtacgAGATTACTTTATGAGAATCCGGTatggagatacctacttccgtcgccgtttgcGCATGCTGCGGGAGCTATTTctgcatatcgcaaatacattggcggcccggAAAGAGTACTTCCAAGAAGGCATCAACGTTATTGGTCGTCCCAGTCTCACGACGctccagaaatgtactgcagcaatatgttagcttgctactggacaaaatggagactgtgtttgatgaacttctgcaaaggcgtccgggcagccttcaccgacgaatttctccagaagccaagcaccgcagattgtcagtttctgctccaacttcacgaaacagtgcacggattccccgggatgcttggcagcgtcgattgcatgcattggcaatggaagaatttccCTTTGGCGTGGAGGGGATCATACATGAGCGGCCACAAAGACATccactaccggctatggatttggcatgcgtttttcggggtccccggatcgaacaacgacgtcaacgtgctcaaccaatccgacctcttcagcgaagttttgaatggtaaagcgtcggccatcaacttcaccgctaacaaaccgccagtataaaatggggtattATCTGCCGGCGacatctatccgaagtggccaaccttcgcgAAGATGTTCAACAGGTCGATAAACGAAAAACAAGCTCTCTTTGCAcaaaagcaagaggctgctcgcaaggatgtggagagaggtTCGGGGTTCTACAAGCTCGATTCACATTATCAAATCTctggctcgtacgtggtttatgtaGAATATATGGtagacatcatgtatacgtgcataatttgcacaacatgattgtcgctgACAAAGGACCTAATGCGGAAAATTGGTTCGATCCTgaaccccgggaagctctacccCAAGTAGTCcacctcgcagtggagtgcattcTTCTTTGCAAGAGCGAATATgtgttcgggcaaggacacgtgattctatcGCCCACGccaactccaggaggatctaaggagcacatttgggcaaatttgcAACCGTTAGACGATCACCGCATCACTTTCCTATGATTATgcggatttcaataaattgtaatattatgattttcaattatgtatttttcgtattttcggatgttgtaatttttgtggtttttaatgattttatgaattattagtattaatttaatatttcaatgaaatattaattgaattgttggaaataaaaataaaaaatgaaattgaatgaatagttaaggtaTGAGATGGTTAAGGAGGGATGAAGGGttaggtgttgtctcttagttaagatatggggtaaaaagtgcagtgagacccatgaataattaaggatgagacggtattgagaTAGAAATTTGGATAGcataattattcatattcaatgaatagttaagggatgagacggtattAAGATAGGCATTTGGATAGCATAATTATCCCTATTCAATACATTTGACTTTTCTTATCCGATAtgtaaaaatataatactcGAACTCAGAAAATAGATAATATTAAAGGAAACAGGAAAATGAATACTGAAAAGGAAGCCGTGGAGAGCAGCAGCCACTACAatggaaaatcaaattcaatggaaaccatataaataaataagattaaggaaaaaaaaaaaaagcccTAAAGTCCTCAATTTCCTCGTCGGCGGTGACTTAATTCATATTCcgtttcttcttcatcttcttcttctacaGCCTCTGCCTCCGCAAAATTGGTGCTGCTTTTGAGAGTAGAATTAGTGTGATTTGCTCTCTAACTCGTGGATTCTGTAACGCGACACTGCTTTCTAAGTTCGACGGAACTGATCGGATACTGGCTTTGTTCGCTGATTCCTAATTGGTTTTCCTATTTTCTCAAGTATTTCTCTGGTATTTTGTTTCTGTCGAACTGTTTGCGATTTTGCACAAGCACGGAGAGTAGGGACGAGCATATTTTTCTACTTGATTCATAGTTTCATACGGCAGAAGCGTTTCTATGTTGTTACCTGTTAGTTTTAGTAATTGATCATGACTTAATTAGGTTTTGAGATTACGGGCCCGGAGTTTTACCACCATCTGCTTTCATTGCTTTTGTATTGGAGTTACTGGAAGAGCAATTAAAATGTGAAGTTGAGTAGTGTGATAGTTTGTTGCTTTAGGCGATTTCTGTTCCTGCGGTTTGTGTGATTTCTCTTTCCTGTTTGGTTTGAGGATCACAATGCTGAACAAGATAATGAAAAGGGGGCAGAGGAAGTCCTGGAAATCTGAAGCAATAGAGGCCCCCATATCCCAGTCGTCGTCTGCTTCTAGTGTGACTGTCAATCATGCATCTCGACTGGCCTCTGCAACACCTCAGCATGTGACCCTTTCCAACATCCCGCCGAACCCGGGTACTGTTGATGTTTTGCCTATGTTAAGGGATGTTCCAATGGCTGACCGGCACAATCTATTCATTCGGAAACTTCAAATATGTTGTTTCCTATTTAATTTTACTGATCCGACTAAGTCTGTGCGGGAGAAGGAGATCAAGAGGCAAACTCTGGCAGAACTCGTTGACTTGGTGCAGTCGGGATCGTGTAAAATGAATGAGGTGATGCAGGAGGAATTAATGAAGATGATATCTGTGAATATTTTCCGGTGTTTGCCACCGGCTGCACATGAGAACACTGGCTCAGAGGGTGGAGATCCTGAGGAAGATGAGATGTTCATGGACCCTTCGTGGCCGCACTTGCAATTTGTATATGATTTACTTTTAAAGTATGTGGTGTCATCAGAAACTGACACTAAGATTGCCAAGAAGTATCTTGACCACTCGTTCGTACTTAAATTGCTTGATTTGTTTGATTCAGAAGACATGAGGGAGCGGGAGTATTTGAAGACAATTCTTCACCGCATATATGGGAGATTTATGGTTCATAGACCCTTTATACGGAATGCGATAAACAACATTTTTTATCAGTTCATATTTGAGACCGAGAGGTACAATGGGATTGGTGAGCTTTTGGAGATTCTCGGAAGTATAATTAATGGGTTTGCACTGCCAATGAAAGAAGAACACAAGTTGTTCCTTGTACGGGCACTTATTCCACTGCACAAGCCTAAATGTATTTCTTTATACCATCAGCAGTTGTCCTATTGTATAACACAGTTTGTTGAGAAGGATTACAGATTGGCTGATACTGTCATTAGAGGAGTGCTGAAGTTTTGGCCAGTCACAAACTGTGGTAAGGAAGTTCTCTTCCTTGGGGAACTAGAAGAGATTTTGGAGTTTACACAGCCTGCAGAGTTTCAGCGCTGCATGGTACCTCTGTTTAGACAAATTGGACGAAGCCTCACTAGCTCACATTTCCAGGTTTGAAGATTTTCATGCACCCTTCCTGGACTTTGTGTATTTACATTGCAATATCTACTTAGAAAAGGGTTCTTTCAACTAGTTCTCTTTGATATATAGTGTTGCTGCCATAATGATAGGAGTGAAAGGCGAGAGGAAGGGAGGGAGCACGAGTTATGCTCTGTTTTAGGATATGTAAATTGTAAAGATAGTAATGCTAGGAATCCGATCACTTGTATTGCCAGACGAATAAAGAAGAACactcctccgcagaggcctacgacTCAAGTCGTCCAATTACAATGATCTATTCAAGATGATTTCCACTCCCTAGCTTACATTTATTTATACTCGAAAGTCAATAACTAAAAGCATAAAAATAGGAACTGGACTGCCGCTTCTTCCTTTTTCCTTCCAGCTACTTCTCTGCTGCCTCCTTATTCTTCTCCACCGGTTTCTGCTTCAGTTTGGCCTGTCCCCTTATTCTTCTCCAACGGCCAAACAACTCTCCTATTTCCTCGGTGG from Salvia splendens isolate huo1 chromosome 9, SspV2, whole genome shotgun sequence includes:
- the LOC121748836 gene encoding serine/threonine protein phosphatase 2A 57 kDa regulatory subunit B' beta isoform-like codes for the protein MLNKIMKRGQRKSWKSEAIEAPISQSSSASSVTVNHASRLASATPQHVTLSNIPPNPGTVDVLPMLRDVPMADRHNLFIRKLQICCFLFNFTDPTKSVREKEIKRQTLAELVDLVQSGSCKMNEVMQEELMKMISVNIFRCLPPAAHENTGSEGGDPEEDEMFMDPSWPHLQFVYDLLLKYVVSSETDTKIAKKYLDHSFVLKLLDLFDSEDMREREYLKTILHRIYGRFMVHRPFIRNAINNIFYQFIFETERYNGIGELLEILGSIINGFALPMKEEHKLFLVRALIPLHKPKCISLYHQQLSYCITQFVEKDYRLADTVIRGVLKFWPVTNCGKEVLFLGELEEILEFTQPAEFQRCMVPLFRQIGRSLTSSHFQVAERALFWWNNEHIVSLIAENRSVILPIIFDALEKNIRGHWNQAIIGLSSNVRRMFLEMDPELFEECQMQHDEKQARAGELKHNRELTWKKLEEVASQVTGEESMIVI